The following coding sequences lie in one Mercenaria mercenaria strain notata chromosome 5, MADL_Memer_1, whole genome shotgun sequence genomic window:
- the LOC128557441 gene encoding uncharacterized protein LOC128557441, translating into MKYLIILICIIGVSSWDIKIKGPSSVQIGSTLSLSCNATDMVSPPRIVVWYKGYSKLALSERVSATMLWSPKTITSKLTIKDVVRQDAGKYKCWVSNEIVSQVTVAVVDTAKAGGESTQFQGISPFTSLVFLSCFLKILG; encoded by the exons ATGAAGTAcctaattattttgatttgcattATTGGAGTTAGCTCGTGGG ACATAAAAATCAAAGGGCCGTCGAGTGTACAAATCGGAAGCACTCTGTCTTTATCGTGCAATGCAACTGATATGGTATCTCCACCAAGAATAGTTGTTTGGTACAAAGGTTATAGCAAACTTGCTTTAAGTGAGAGGGTATCTGCAACAATGTTATGGTCACCAAAGACCATAACAAGCAAACTGACCATAAAGGATGTAGTTCGACAAGATGCAGGGAAGTACAAGTGTTGGGTTTCTAACGAGATCGTTAGTCAGGTCACGGTGGCAGTCGTAGATACTGCAAAAGCAG GTGGCGAGTCTACACAGTTTCAGGGAATATCACCATTTACATCTTTAGTATTTTTATCATGCTTTTTGAAGATATTGGGTTAA
- the LOC128557442 gene encoding uncharacterized protein LOC128557442 isoform X2: MFTVISFIVLICLSGLQCSDLVIEGKTHVQTGSTLSLTCNGTALQSQPANLDWFKDEEKLIPNERIHINVHTKVMDRSVRTISSTLTINDMDKQNEGQYKCWISNAMNKYITVHVSGDMKSGADMKYFMTTSTAALTLAVIAFCIKK, encoded by the exons ATGTTTACAGTAATAAGTttcattgttttgatttgtttaagCGGATTACAATGTTCGG ATCTGGTAATTGAAGGGAAGACACATGTTCAGACTGGAAGTACATTATCTTTAACATGCAATGGTACTGCCTTACAGTCACAACCGGCGAATCTTGACTGGTTTAAAGATGAGGAGAAATTGATTCCGAATGAAAGAATACATATAAACGTTCATACAAAAGTTATGGATCGATCTGTTAGGACTATATCAAGTACATTAACCATCAATGATATGGACAAACAAAACGAGGGACAATACAAATGCTGGATTTCCAATGCCATGAATAAATATATTACTGTACATGTCAGCGGAGACATGAAGTCAG GGGCTGATATGAAGTATTTTATGACAACGTCAACAGCTGCATTGACCCTGGCTGTGATTGCGTTCTGCATTAAAAAATGA
- the LOC128557442 gene encoding uncharacterized protein LOC128557442 isoform X1 translates to MVESSLSHGRHLRYLMVDIFDLVIEGKTHVQTGSTLSLTCNGTALQSQPANLDWFKDEEKLIPNERIHINVHTKVMDRSVRTISSTLTINDMDKQNEGQYKCWISNAMNKYITVHVSGDMKSGADMKYFMTTSTAALTLAVIAFCIKK, encoded by the exons ATGGTAGAATCATCGTTATCTCATGGTAGACATCTTCGCTACCTCATGGTAGACATCTTCG ATCTGGTAATTGAAGGGAAGACACATGTTCAGACTGGAAGTACATTATCTTTAACATGCAATGGTACTGCCTTACAGTCACAACCGGCGAATCTTGACTGGTTTAAAGATGAGGAGAAATTGATTCCGAATGAAAGAATACATATAAACGTTCATACAAAAGTTATGGATCGATCTGTTAGGACTATATCAAGTACATTAACCATCAATGATATGGACAAACAAAACGAGGGACAATACAAATGCTGGATTTCCAATGCCATGAATAAATATATTACTGTACATGTCAGCGGAGACATGAAGTCAG GGGCTGATATGAAGTATTTTATGACAACGTCAACAGCTGCATTGACCCTGGCTGTGATTGCGTTCTGCATTAAAAAATGA
- the LOC123556502 gene encoding dynein axonemal heavy chain 2-like → MEGSGKPVEHDRRMSIISQASMAVSQLPKGNLQEIKSYAKPPEAVKEVLSAAMLLLGHQESEVNWKMVQKCLAKLGEESLQQRVADMDLEKIPQKNIEKAKAILSKYDEDKIAKVSLAVKAIYVWVDAVTEY, encoded by the exons ATGGAAGGCTCCGGAAAGCCAGTGGAGCACGACAGAAGAATGTCAATTATTTCCCAAGCAAGTATGGCTGTATCACAACTACCCAAGGGGAATTTGCAGGAAATAAAAAGTTATGCAAAGCCTCCTGAAGCTGTTAAAGAAGTACTATCGGCTGCTATGTTATTACTTGGTCACCAGGAATCGGAAGTG AATTGGAAGATGGTTCAGAAATGTCTTGCTAAACTAGGAGAGGAGTCATTACAACAGAGAGTAGCAGATATGGACCTCGAAAAAATACCACAGAAGAACATAGAGAAGGCCAAAGCAATACTGTCAAAATATGACGAAGATAAGATAGCAAAAGTCAGTCTTGCAGTCAAGGCAATTTATGTTTGG GTTGATGCCGTGACTGAATACTAG